A genomic window from Silene latifolia isolate original U9 population unplaced genomic scaffold, ASM4854445v1 scaffold_447, whole genome shotgun sequence includes:
- the LOC141639568 gene encoding uncharacterized protein LOC141639568 yields MATPNASASTSSTPLSNVSWLRSFMDRCKLEKNGSNFADWDAQLRLAAQGDDKLRYLTEASPTEPPNTRSAARQSYEDYQKESAAMKNVLIFAMEAELQRSAIKISTAHEIYMKLVNMFSRAPRVIQYEAASAFFDLNIKEGQKVSPHVLKLMEHVETLKAHKVEIPDELVIDRILHSLSKVKAYVQFRVNFNMQDKKVSLDELHKMLVQAERDMGLSVSTTKDVLNVNQKSKGTFKKSGKKGKKRTPNRNSAKTYEASTSKPKYSAPSGDKCHYCCGVGHWKRNCSKYLGDIKAGKVTPVGPPPSKDKGKEKQV; encoded by the exons atggcaactccaaacgcgtccgcatccactagttccaccccgctttccaatgtgtcatggctccgatccttcatggatcgatgtaagttagaaaagaatgggtccaatttcgccgattgggatgcacaacttcgcttggccgcgcaaggtgacgacaagcttcgttaccttaccgaggcatctcccaccgaaccaccTAATACTAGGTCCGCCGCTAGGCAATCCTATGAggattaccaaaaggagtcggccgcaatgaaaaatgtattgatctttgctatggaggccgaactccaacgaagtgctataaagattagcaccgctcatgagatctacatgaagcttgtgaacatgttttcacgagctcctagggtcattcaatatgaggcggcttccgcattctttgatctaaacatcaaagagggccaaaaggtgagcccacatgtgctcaagttgatggagcatgttgagaccttgaaagcgcataaggtggaaattcccgatgaactcgtgattgatcgaattcttcattccctaagcaaagtcaaagcatatgttcaattccgggtgaattttaatatgcaagataagaaagtttctcttgatgagttgcacaaaatgcttgtgcaagccgaaagggacatggggctaagtgttagcaccaccaaagatgtgctcaatgttaatcaaaagagcaagggaactttcaagaaaagtgggaaaaagggaaagaagcgaactcccaacaggaactcagctaagacttatgaagcaagcacctccaagcccaagtacagtgccccctccggggacaagtgccactactgTTGTggagttgggcattggaagagaaactgttccaagtatcttggcgacatcaaagctggaaaagttactccagtag ggccccctcctagcaaggacaaaggcaaggagaagcaagtctag